One segment of Struthio camelus isolate bStrCam1 chromosome 25, bStrCam1.hap1, whole genome shotgun sequence DNA contains the following:
- the FAM117A gene encoding protein FAM117A isoform X2, with translation MAGAAGGSCCRGGGGGAGGLQPLRATVPFQLQQRRGDGGRAASVPCAAATEKTCRPRQPRVRRTSSLDTIVGSYLLGQWPRDADGASTSCMNDKATQTPVSWYETEVGKASSSTHKRSASWGSTDHRREIAKLKQQLQRTKLNGRSGKEKEKSSPLQGDHAVLGSLRDSSSGFFSPSPVLRLSPCLHRSLEGLNQELEEVFVKEQGDEELLRILDVPDGHRAPAPAQRGSGDASLAPEPSSSSCSSLSLSPSPSVPLRLSPHTPVRLAAEELSSAADELQPEPKEKEDGSPSPVLAFASSPRPNHSYMFKREPPEGCEKVRAFEEALSPSPDQPFQPSCPDKNKVHFNPTGSAFCPVSLVKPLFPNVGFLFRGFSASSSPGTDSFTSCQSSAPTPFLGMRKDPAVDGFSEVSKSPSLNYEHWKRGQTEESVVFHSSLVI, from the exons CCAGCGTTCCATGTGCTGCTGCTACTGAAAAGACCTGCCGGCCCAGGCAGCCCCGTGTGCGGCGCACCTCTTCGTTAGACACCATTGTGGGTTCGTACCTCTTGGGACAATGGCCACGGGATGCTGACGGGGCTTCCACTTCATGCATGAATGACAAAGCTACCCAG ACTCCAGTGTCCTGGTATGAAACAGAAGTGGGGAAAGCCAGCTCCAGTACTCACAAGCGTTCTGCTTCTTGGGGTAGCACAGATCACCGCAGAGAG ATTGCCAAACTGAAGCAGCAGCTCCAGCGAACAAAGCTAAATGGCAGAAGtggcaaagaaaaggagaagagctcCCCACTCCAGGGGGACCATGCTGTCCTTGGATCGCTCAGG GACTCTTCTTCAGGATTCTTTTCTCCGTCTCCCGTTTTGAGGCTCAGCCCCTGCTTACACAGGAGCCTTGAGGGGCTAAACCAAGAACTAGAGGAAGTGTTTGTGAAAGAACAGGGAGATGAAGAGCTTTTGAGG ATCCTGGATGTCCCAGACGGCCACAGGGCGCCAGCACCGGCTCAGAGAGGCTCCGGAGATGCGTCCCTGGCCCCGGAGCCCAGCAGTAGCAGCTGCagcagtctctctctttctccttccccttctgtgcccCTCCGCCTTTCTCCACACACCCCAGTGAGGCTGGCGGCAGAAGAGCTCTCCTCTGCTGCGGATGAGCTGCAGCCAGAACCAAAGGAGAAAG AGGATGGCAGCCCTTCTCCCGTCCTGGCCTTTGCTTCTTCTCCTCGGCCCAACCACAGTTACATGTTTAAACGGGAACCTCCTGAGGGATGTGAGAAAGTCCGGGCCTTTGAAGAAGCTTT atCCCCCAGCCCCGATCAGCCTtttcagccttcctgcccagACAAGAACAAAGTGCACTTCAACCCCACCGGTTCTGCCTTCTGCCCGGTCAGCTTGGTGAAGCCTCTCTTCCCGAATGTGGGCTTCCTCTTCAGGGGATTTTCTGCTTCTTCCAGCCCTGGCACGGACTCATTTACATCCTGTCAGTCCTCGGCCCCCACCCCGTTCCTTGGGATGCGGAAGGACCCCGCAGTAGATGGCTTTAGCGAGGTGTCTAAATCGCCGTCGCTGAACTACGAACACTGGAAGCGTGGCCAAACGGAGGAGAGCGTCGTCTTCCACAGCTCTCTTGTGATATGA
- the FAM117A gene encoding protein FAM117A isoform X4, protein MYMGGPRTAVFPTFTSSEASVPCAAATEKTCRPRQPRVRRTSSLDTIVGSYLLGQWPRDADGASTSCMNDKATQTPVSWYETEVGKASSSTHKRSASWGSTDHRREIAKLKQQLQRTKLNGRSGKEKEKSSPLQGDHAVLGSLRDSSSGFFSPSPVLRLSPCLHRSLEGLNQELEEVFVKEQGDEELLRILDVPDGHRAPAPAQRGSGDASLAPEPSSSSCSSLSLSPSPSVPLRLSPHTPVRLAAEELSSAADELQPEPKEKEDGSPSPVLAFASSPRPNHSYMFKREPPEGCEKVRAFEEALSPSPDQPFQPSCPDKNKVHFNPTGSAFCPVSLVKPLFPNVGFLFRGFSASSSPGTDSFTSCQSSAPTPFLGMRKDPAVDGFSEVSKSPSLNYEHWKRGQTEESVVFHSSLVI, encoded by the exons CCAGCGTTCCATGTGCTGCTGCTACTGAAAAGACCTGCCGGCCCAGGCAGCCCCGTGTGCGGCGCACCTCTTCGTTAGACACCATTGTGGGTTCGTACCTCTTGGGACAATGGCCACGGGATGCTGACGGGGCTTCCACTTCATGCATGAATGACAAAGCTACCCAG ACTCCAGTGTCCTGGTATGAAACAGAAGTGGGGAAAGCCAGCTCCAGTACTCACAAGCGTTCTGCTTCTTGGGGTAGCACAGATCACCGCAGAGAG ATTGCCAAACTGAAGCAGCAGCTCCAGCGAACAAAGCTAAATGGCAGAAGtggcaaagaaaaggagaagagctcCCCACTCCAGGGGGACCATGCTGTCCTTGGATCGCTCAGG GACTCTTCTTCAGGATTCTTTTCTCCGTCTCCCGTTTTGAGGCTCAGCCCCTGCTTACACAGGAGCCTTGAGGGGCTAAACCAAGAACTAGAGGAAGTGTTTGTGAAAGAACAGGGAGATGAAGAGCTTTTGAGG ATCCTGGATGTCCCAGACGGCCACAGGGCGCCAGCACCGGCTCAGAGAGGCTCCGGAGATGCGTCCCTGGCCCCGGAGCCCAGCAGTAGCAGCTGCagcagtctctctctttctccttccccttctgtgcccCTCCGCCTTTCTCCACACACCCCAGTGAGGCTGGCGGCAGAAGAGCTCTCCTCTGCTGCGGATGAGCTGCAGCCAGAACCAAAGGAGAAAG AGGATGGCAGCCCTTCTCCCGTCCTGGCCTTTGCTTCTTCTCCTCGGCCCAACCACAGTTACATGTTTAAACGGGAACCTCCTGAGGGATGTGAGAAAGTCCGGGCCTTTGAAGAAGCTTT atCCCCCAGCCCCGATCAGCCTtttcagccttcctgcccagACAAGAACAAAGTGCACTTCAACCCCACCGGTTCTGCCTTCTGCCCGGTCAGCTTGGTGAAGCCTCTCTTCCCGAATGTGGGCTTCCTCTTCAGGGGATTTTCTGCTTCTTCCAGCCCTGGCACGGACTCATTTACATCCTGTCAGTCCTCGGCCCCCACCCCGTTCCTTGGGATGCGGAAGGACCCCGCAGTAGATGGCTTTAGCGAGGTGTCTAAATCGCCGTCGCTGAACTACGAACACTGGAAGCGTGGCCAAACGGAGGAGAGCGTCGTCTTCCACAGCTCTCTTGTGATATGA
- the FAM117A gene encoding protein FAM117A isoform X1 gives MAGAAGGSCCRGGGGGAGGLQPLRATVPFQLQQRRGDGGRAASVPCAAATEKTCRPRQPRVRRTSSLDTIVGSYLLGQWPRDADGASTSCMNDKATQPCFSSLQTPVSWYETEVGKASSSTHKRSASWGSTDHRREIAKLKQQLQRTKLNGRSGKEKEKSSPLQGDHAVLGSLRDSSSGFFSPSPVLRLSPCLHRSLEGLNQELEEVFVKEQGDEELLRILDVPDGHRAPAPAQRGSGDASLAPEPSSSSCSSLSLSPSPSVPLRLSPHTPVRLAAEELSSAADELQPEPKEKEDGSPSPVLAFASSPRPNHSYMFKREPPEGCEKVRAFEEALSPSPDQPFQPSCPDKNKVHFNPTGSAFCPVSLVKPLFPNVGFLFRGFSASSSPGTDSFTSCQSSAPTPFLGMRKDPAVDGFSEVSKSPSLNYEHWKRGQTEESVVFHSSLVI, from the exons CCAGCGTTCCATGTGCTGCTGCTACTGAAAAGACCTGCCGGCCCAGGCAGCCCCGTGTGCGGCGCACCTCTTCGTTAGACACCATTGTGGGTTCGTACCTCTTGGGACAATGGCCACGGGATGCTGACGGGGCTTCCACTTCATGCATGAATGACAAAGCTACCCAG CCATGTTTCTCGTCACTTCAGACTCCAGTGTCCTGGTATGAAACAGAAGTGGGGAAAGCCAGCTCCAGTACTCACAAGCGTTCTGCTTCTTGGGGTAGCACAGATCACCGCAGAGAG ATTGCCAAACTGAAGCAGCAGCTCCAGCGAACAAAGCTAAATGGCAGAAGtggcaaagaaaaggagaagagctcCCCACTCCAGGGGGACCATGCTGTCCTTGGATCGCTCAGG GACTCTTCTTCAGGATTCTTTTCTCCGTCTCCCGTTTTGAGGCTCAGCCCCTGCTTACACAGGAGCCTTGAGGGGCTAAACCAAGAACTAGAGGAAGTGTTTGTGAAAGAACAGGGAGATGAAGAGCTTTTGAGG ATCCTGGATGTCCCAGACGGCCACAGGGCGCCAGCACCGGCTCAGAGAGGCTCCGGAGATGCGTCCCTGGCCCCGGAGCCCAGCAGTAGCAGCTGCagcagtctctctctttctccttccccttctgtgcccCTCCGCCTTTCTCCACACACCCCAGTGAGGCTGGCGGCAGAAGAGCTCTCCTCTGCTGCGGATGAGCTGCAGCCAGAACCAAAGGAGAAAG AGGATGGCAGCCCTTCTCCCGTCCTGGCCTTTGCTTCTTCTCCTCGGCCCAACCACAGTTACATGTTTAAACGGGAACCTCCTGAGGGATGTGAGAAAGTCCGGGCCTTTGAAGAAGCTTT atCCCCCAGCCCCGATCAGCCTtttcagccttcctgcccagACAAGAACAAAGTGCACTTCAACCCCACCGGTTCTGCCTTCTGCCCGGTCAGCTTGGTGAAGCCTCTCTTCCCGAATGTGGGCTTCCTCTTCAGGGGATTTTCTGCTTCTTCCAGCCCTGGCACGGACTCATTTACATCCTGTCAGTCCTCGGCCCCCACCCCGTTCCTTGGGATGCGGAAGGACCCCGCAGTAGATGGCTTTAGCGAGGTGTCTAAATCGCCGTCGCTGAACTACGAACACTGGAAGCGTGGCCAAACGGAGGAGAGCGTCGTCTTCCACAGCTCTCTTGTGATATGA
- the FAM117A gene encoding protein FAM117A isoform X3 — translation MYMGGPRTAVFPTFTSSEASVPCAAATEKTCRPRQPRVRRTSSLDTIVGSYLLGQWPRDADGASTSCMNDKATQPCFSSLQTPVSWYETEVGKASSSTHKRSASWGSTDHRREIAKLKQQLQRTKLNGRSGKEKEKSSPLQGDHAVLGSLRDSSSGFFSPSPVLRLSPCLHRSLEGLNQELEEVFVKEQGDEELLRILDVPDGHRAPAPAQRGSGDASLAPEPSSSSCSSLSLSPSPSVPLRLSPHTPVRLAAEELSSAADELQPEPKEKEDGSPSPVLAFASSPRPNHSYMFKREPPEGCEKVRAFEEALSPSPDQPFQPSCPDKNKVHFNPTGSAFCPVSLVKPLFPNVGFLFRGFSASSSPGTDSFTSCQSSAPTPFLGMRKDPAVDGFSEVSKSPSLNYEHWKRGQTEESVVFHSSLVI, via the exons CCAGCGTTCCATGTGCTGCTGCTACTGAAAAGACCTGCCGGCCCAGGCAGCCCCGTGTGCGGCGCACCTCTTCGTTAGACACCATTGTGGGTTCGTACCTCTTGGGACAATGGCCACGGGATGCTGACGGGGCTTCCACTTCATGCATGAATGACAAAGCTACCCAG CCATGTTTCTCGTCACTTCAGACTCCAGTGTCCTGGTATGAAACAGAAGTGGGGAAAGCCAGCTCCAGTACTCACAAGCGTTCTGCTTCTTGGGGTAGCACAGATCACCGCAGAGAG ATTGCCAAACTGAAGCAGCAGCTCCAGCGAACAAAGCTAAATGGCAGAAGtggcaaagaaaaggagaagagctcCCCACTCCAGGGGGACCATGCTGTCCTTGGATCGCTCAGG GACTCTTCTTCAGGATTCTTTTCTCCGTCTCCCGTTTTGAGGCTCAGCCCCTGCTTACACAGGAGCCTTGAGGGGCTAAACCAAGAACTAGAGGAAGTGTTTGTGAAAGAACAGGGAGATGAAGAGCTTTTGAGG ATCCTGGATGTCCCAGACGGCCACAGGGCGCCAGCACCGGCTCAGAGAGGCTCCGGAGATGCGTCCCTGGCCCCGGAGCCCAGCAGTAGCAGCTGCagcagtctctctctttctccttccccttctgtgcccCTCCGCCTTTCTCCACACACCCCAGTGAGGCTGGCGGCAGAAGAGCTCTCCTCTGCTGCGGATGAGCTGCAGCCAGAACCAAAGGAGAAAG AGGATGGCAGCCCTTCTCCCGTCCTGGCCTTTGCTTCTTCTCCTCGGCCCAACCACAGTTACATGTTTAAACGGGAACCTCCTGAGGGATGTGAGAAAGTCCGGGCCTTTGAAGAAGCTTT atCCCCCAGCCCCGATCAGCCTtttcagccttcctgcccagACAAGAACAAAGTGCACTTCAACCCCACCGGTTCTGCCTTCTGCCCGGTCAGCTTGGTGAAGCCTCTCTTCCCGAATGTGGGCTTCCTCTTCAGGGGATTTTCTGCTTCTTCCAGCCCTGGCACGGACTCATTTACATCCTGTCAGTCCTCGGCCCCCACCCCGTTCCTTGGGATGCGGAAGGACCCCGCAGTAGATGGCTTTAGCGAGGTGTCTAAATCGCCGTCGCTGAACTACGAACACTGGAAGCGTGGCCAAACGGAGGAGAGCGTCGTCTTCCACAGCTCTCTTGTGATATGA
- the FAM117A gene encoding protein FAM117A isoform X5, with the protein MAGAAGGSCCRGGGGGAGGLQPLRATVPFQLQQRRGDGGRAASVPCAAATEKTCRPRQPRVRRTSSLDTIVGSYLLGQWPRDADGASTSCMNDKATQIAKLKQQLQRTKLNGRSGKEKEKSSPLQGDHAVLGSLRDSSSGFFSPSPVLRLSPCLHRSLEGLNQELEEVFVKEQGDEELLRILDVPDGHRAPAPAQRGSGDASLAPEPSSSSCSSLSLSPSPSVPLRLSPHTPVRLAAEELSSAADELQPEPKEKEDGSPSPVLAFASSPRPNHSYMFKREPPEGCEKVRAFEEALSPSPDQPFQPSCPDKNKVHFNPTGSAFCPVSLVKPLFPNVGFLFRGFSASSSPGTDSFTSCQSSAPTPFLGMRKDPAVDGFSEVSKSPSLNYEHWKRGQTEESVVFHSSLVI; encoded by the exons CCAGCGTTCCATGTGCTGCTGCTACTGAAAAGACCTGCCGGCCCAGGCAGCCCCGTGTGCGGCGCACCTCTTCGTTAGACACCATTGTGGGTTCGTACCTCTTGGGACAATGGCCACGGGATGCTGACGGGGCTTCCACTTCATGCATGAATGACAAAGCTACCCAG ATTGCCAAACTGAAGCAGCAGCTCCAGCGAACAAAGCTAAATGGCAGAAGtggcaaagaaaaggagaagagctcCCCACTCCAGGGGGACCATGCTGTCCTTGGATCGCTCAGG GACTCTTCTTCAGGATTCTTTTCTCCGTCTCCCGTTTTGAGGCTCAGCCCCTGCTTACACAGGAGCCTTGAGGGGCTAAACCAAGAACTAGAGGAAGTGTTTGTGAAAGAACAGGGAGATGAAGAGCTTTTGAGG ATCCTGGATGTCCCAGACGGCCACAGGGCGCCAGCACCGGCTCAGAGAGGCTCCGGAGATGCGTCCCTGGCCCCGGAGCCCAGCAGTAGCAGCTGCagcagtctctctctttctccttccccttctgtgcccCTCCGCCTTTCTCCACACACCCCAGTGAGGCTGGCGGCAGAAGAGCTCTCCTCTGCTGCGGATGAGCTGCAGCCAGAACCAAAGGAGAAAG AGGATGGCAGCCCTTCTCCCGTCCTGGCCTTTGCTTCTTCTCCTCGGCCCAACCACAGTTACATGTTTAAACGGGAACCTCCTGAGGGATGTGAGAAAGTCCGGGCCTTTGAAGAAGCTTT atCCCCCAGCCCCGATCAGCCTtttcagccttcctgcccagACAAGAACAAAGTGCACTTCAACCCCACCGGTTCTGCCTTCTGCCCGGTCAGCTTGGTGAAGCCTCTCTTCCCGAATGTGGGCTTCCTCTTCAGGGGATTTTCTGCTTCTTCCAGCCCTGGCACGGACTCATTTACATCCTGTCAGTCCTCGGCCCCCACCCCGTTCCTTGGGATGCGGAAGGACCCCGCAGTAGATGGCTTTAGCGAGGTGTCTAAATCGCCGTCGCTGAACTACGAACACTGGAAGCGTGGCCAAACGGAGGAGAGCGTCGTCTTCCACAGCTCTCTTGTGATATGA
- the FAM117A gene encoding protein FAM117A isoform X6, translating into MYMGGPRTAVFPTFTSSEASVPCAAATEKTCRPRQPRVRRTSSLDTIVGSYLLGQWPRDADGASTSCMNDKATQIAKLKQQLQRTKLNGRSGKEKEKSSPLQGDHAVLGSLRDSSSGFFSPSPVLRLSPCLHRSLEGLNQELEEVFVKEQGDEELLRILDVPDGHRAPAPAQRGSGDASLAPEPSSSSCSSLSLSPSPSVPLRLSPHTPVRLAAEELSSAADELQPEPKEKEDGSPSPVLAFASSPRPNHSYMFKREPPEGCEKVRAFEEALSPSPDQPFQPSCPDKNKVHFNPTGSAFCPVSLVKPLFPNVGFLFRGFSASSSPGTDSFTSCQSSAPTPFLGMRKDPAVDGFSEVSKSPSLNYEHWKRGQTEESVVFHSSLVI; encoded by the exons CCAGCGTTCCATGTGCTGCTGCTACTGAAAAGACCTGCCGGCCCAGGCAGCCCCGTGTGCGGCGCACCTCTTCGTTAGACACCATTGTGGGTTCGTACCTCTTGGGACAATGGCCACGGGATGCTGACGGGGCTTCCACTTCATGCATGAATGACAAAGCTACCCAG ATTGCCAAACTGAAGCAGCAGCTCCAGCGAACAAAGCTAAATGGCAGAAGtggcaaagaaaaggagaagagctcCCCACTCCAGGGGGACCATGCTGTCCTTGGATCGCTCAGG GACTCTTCTTCAGGATTCTTTTCTCCGTCTCCCGTTTTGAGGCTCAGCCCCTGCTTACACAGGAGCCTTGAGGGGCTAAACCAAGAACTAGAGGAAGTGTTTGTGAAAGAACAGGGAGATGAAGAGCTTTTGAGG ATCCTGGATGTCCCAGACGGCCACAGGGCGCCAGCACCGGCTCAGAGAGGCTCCGGAGATGCGTCCCTGGCCCCGGAGCCCAGCAGTAGCAGCTGCagcagtctctctctttctccttccccttctgtgcccCTCCGCCTTTCTCCACACACCCCAGTGAGGCTGGCGGCAGAAGAGCTCTCCTCTGCTGCGGATGAGCTGCAGCCAGAACCAAAGGAGAAAG AGGATGGCAGCCCTTCTCCCGTCCTGGCCTTTGCTTCTTCTCCTCGGCCCAACCACAGTTACATGTTTAAACGGGAACCTCCTGAGGGATGTGAGAAAGTCCGGGCCTTTGAAGAAGCTTT atCCCCCAGCCCCGATCAGCCTtttcagccttcctgcccagACAAGAACAAAGTGCACTTCAACCCCACCGGTTCTGCCTTCTGCCCGGTCAGCTTGGTGAAGCCTCTCTTCCCGAATGTGGGCTTCCTCTTCAGGGGATTTTCTGCTTCTTCCAGCCCTGGCACGGACTCATTTACATCCTGTCAGTCCTCGGCCCCCACCCCGTTCCTTGGGATGCGGAAGGACCCCGCAGTAGATGGCTTTAGCGAGGTGTCTAAATCGCCGTCGCTGAACTACGAACACTGGAAGCGTGGCCAAACGGAGGAGAGCGTCGTCTTCCACAGCTCTCTTGTGATATGA
- the FAM117A gene encoding protein FAM117A isoform X8: MNDKATQPCFSSLQTPVSWYETEVGKASSSTHKRSASWGSTDHRREIAKLKQQLQRTKLNGRSGKEKEKSSPLQGDHAVLGSLRDSSSGFFSPSPVLRLSPCLHRSLEGLNQELEEVFVKEQGDEELLRILDVPDGHRAPAPAQRGSGDASLAPEPSSSSCSSLSLSPSPSVPLRLSPHTPVRLAAEELSSAADELQPEPKEKEDGSPSPVLAFASSPRPNHSYMFKREPPEGCEKVRAFEEALSPSPDQPFQPSCPDKNKVHFNPTGSAFCPVSLVKPLFPNVGFLFRGFSASSSPGTDSFTSCQSSAPTPFLGMRKDPAVDGFSEVSKSPSLNYEHWKRGQTEESVVFHSSLVI, from the exons ATGAATGACAAAGCTACCCAG CCATGTTTCTCGTCACTTCAGACTCCAGTGTCCTGGTATGAAACAGAAGTGGGGAAAGCCAGCTCCAGTACTCACAAGCGTTCTGCTTCTTGGGGTAGCACAGATCACCGCAGAGAG ATTGCCAAACTGAAGCAGCAGCTCCAGCGAACAAAGCTAAATGGCAGAAGtggcaaagaaaaggagaagagctcCCCACTCCAGGGGGACCATGCTGTCCTTGGATCGCTCAGG GACTCTTCTTCAGGATTCTTTTCTCCGTCTCCCGTTTTGAGGCTCAGCCCCTGCTTACACAGGAGCCTTGAGGGGCTAAACCAAGAACTAGAGGAAGTGTTTGTGAAAGAACAGGGAGATGAAGAGCTTTTGAGG ATCCTGGATGTCCCAGACGGCCACAGGGCGCCAGCACCGGCTCAGAGAGGCTCCGGAGATGCGTCCCTGGCCCCGGAGCCCAGCAGTAGCAGCTGCagcagtctctctctttctccttccccttctgtgcccCTCCGCCTTTCTCCACACACCCCAGTGAGGCTGGCGGCAGAAGAGCTCTCCTCTGCTGCGGATGAGCTGCAGCCAGAACCAAAGGAGAAAG AGGATGGCAGCCCTTCTCCCGTCCTGGCCTTTGCTTCTTCTCCTCGGCCCAACCACAGTTACATGTTTAAACGGGAACCTCCTGAGGGATGTGAGAAAGTCCGGGCCTTTGAAGAAGCTTT atCCCCCAGCCCCGATCAGCCTtttcagccttcctgcccagACAAGAACAAAGTGCACTTCAACCCCACCGGTTCTGCCTTCTGCCCGGTCAGCTTGGTGAAGCCTCTCTTCCCGAATGTGGGCTTCCTCTTCAGGGGATTTTCTGCTTCTTCCAGCCCTGGCACGGACTCATTTACATCCTGTCAGTCCTCGGCCCCCACCCCGTTCCTTGGGATGCGGAAGGACCCCGCAGTAGATGGCTTTAGCGAGGTGTCTAAATCGCCGTCGCTGAACTACGAACACTGGAAGCGTGGCCAAACGGAGGAGAGCGTCGTCTTCCACAGCTCTCTTGTGATATGA